In Rutidosis leptorrhynchoides isolate AG116_Rl617_1_P2 chromosome 2, CSIRO_AGI_Rlap_v1, whole genome shotgun sequence, one genomic interval encodes:
- the LOC139889004 gene encoding F-box/kelch-repeat protein At3g06240-like, with product MSDPISALNHLPSDLIEEVLPFLPPKSLGRFKSVSKRWYSLISRPDFIRTHIRNCKENNYPTHMILVPEDEDFLYSVSIKQLSTQTARATVAAKCLNLQEPWLRILGSCNGLVLASDIHDNLYLVNPTTRESLKVPDSGGKSIGGTYGFGYDFSKDDYKVISYKVVSDSDLNCNSVHVYSLRNNSWNKLPNFPYQQLKRHSRHPGVLLNNNLHYVVTSRHSTLTIAAFSLATEEFHEMELPYSLNNDGPKCFQVFALDRKLVAVMRGRSHCSELWVMEEYGVSNSWKKHSIFQNVMHLFYDIFAQVSNRDILLSNNYGNEFLIHKMDERRCTSVTIEGCQEITCRGTYVESLESLKRFR from the coding sequence ATGTCGGACCCAATCTCCGCCCTAAACCACCTTCCATCGGACCTAATTGAAGAAGTTCTACCGTTTCTACCACCTAAATCCCTAGGCCGTTTCAAATCCGTTTCAAAACGATGGTACTCCCTGATTTCCAGGCCAGATTTTATTAGAACCCATATTCGTAACTGCAAGGAAAACAACTACCCCACCCACATGATTTTAGTTCCGGAAGATGAGGATTTTCTCTACTCAGTCAGTATTAAACAACTCAGCACCCAAACCGCACGTGCAACTGTAGCTGCTAAATGCCTGAATTTACAGGAACCATGGCTTCGAATTTTAGGGTCTTGCAATGGGCTTGTTTTAGCCAGTGATATACACGATAACCTCTATTTAGTCAATCCAACCACACGAGAGTCATTGAAAGTTCCAGATTCTGGTGGCAAAAGTATTGGTGGAACATATGGATTTGGTTATGATTTTTCCAAGGATGATTATAAAGTAATTTCTTATAAAGTCGTTTCAGATTCTGATCTTAATTGCAACTCTGTACACGTGTATAGTTTACGTAACAATTCATGGAACAAGTTGCCTAATTTCCCTTACCAACAACTTAAACGCCATAGTCGACATCCAGGGGTACTCTTGAACAATAATCTTCACTATGTAGTAACAAGCAGACACTCAACATTGACTATTGCTGCCTTTAGTTTAGCTACTGAAGAATTTCATGAAATGGAGTTGCCATATTCATTAAATAATGATGGGCCTAAGTGTTTCCAGGTCTTTGCTCTTGATAGGAAATTAGTTGCTGTTATGCGTGGTAGGTCACACTGTTCTGAATTATGGGTGATGGAGGAGTATGGAGTTTCTAATTCTTGGAAGAAACATAGTATTTTTCAAAATGTAATGCATCTGTTTTATGATATCTTTGCTCAAGTAAGCAATCGGGATATTTTGTTGAGTAATAATTATGGGAATGAATTTCTTATACACAAGATGGATGAGAGAAGATGCACAAGTGTAACAATTGAAGGGTGCCAAGAAATCACGTGTCGTGGTACGTACGTTGAAAGCCTTGAATCACTTAAACGTTTCCGTTAG